A single genomic interval of uncultured Desulfobacter sp. harbors:
- the cbiD gene encoding cobalt-precorrin-5B (C(1))-methyltransferase CbiD, whose translation MSDRETKKLRQGFTTGTAAAAAVKAALVYLFTKQVPGSVKINLLNDQILDILVDSVSPHNGLVRAVVVKDAGDDPDITHRARIGAVVGLTDDPGMVQIAGGKGVGLVTKPGLEVPPGEPAINPGPRKMIRESALQVLNTYHSNAGVSAEIFVENGEALAEKTLNRRLGIEGGLSILGTTGLVKPLSHEAYTATIRSAMSVARACGCDHVVLTTGRRSERFSQTFFTDLYELHPEAFIQIGDFFGMSMECLAENKIPNATLAVFFGKALKMAQGFAHTHAAKSDLTMDWLSDVVKEETGNNTLTREVLNANTARHAFGMLWPGYPRVLEKVGAAMIRAAERFCPAPCRFRAIIYDFQGVVAFDSHENEHKHN comes from the coding sequence TTGTCGGATAGAGAGACGAAAAAGTTACGCCAGGGATTTACCACGGGCACGGCAGCCGCGGCAGCAGTAAAAGCAGCCTTGGTATACCTGTTTACAAAGCAGGTTCCCGGATCAGTAAAAATTAATCTGCTTAACGATCAGATTCTTGATATACTTGTTGATTCGGTATCTCCACACAATGGTTTGGTCCGGGCCGTGGTGGTCAAGGATGCCGGGGATGACCCGGATATTACCCACCGGGCCAGGATTGGTGCCGTGGTGGGTCTGACAGATGACCCCGGGATGGTACAGATCGCCGGCGGCAAAGGTGTGGGCCTGGTCACCAAGCCCGGCCTTGAGGTTCCCCCGGGAGAACCTGCCATCAATCCCGGCCCTCGGAAGATGATCCGCGAATCGGCCTTGCAGGTGCTCAATACGTATCATAGCAATGCCGGGGTGAGTGCTGAAATTTTTGTGGAAAACGGCGAAGCACTGGCCGAAAAAACCCTGAACCGCCGGTTGGGCATTGAAGGGGGCTTGTCCATTCTGGGCACCACAGGACTTGTGAAACCCTTGTCCCACGAGGCCTACACCGCCACCATCCGGTCGGCGATGTCCGTGGCCCGGGCGTGTGGGTGTGATCATGTCGTTCTGACCACGGGACGGCGATCCGAGCGGTTTTCCCAAACGTTTTTTACAGATCTGTACGAGTTGCATCCAGAGGCCTTTATACAGATCGGGGATTTTTTCGGCATGTCCATGGAATGCCTTGCAGAAAATAAAATCCCCAATGCCACCCTGGCCGTGTTTTTCGGCAAAGCTTTGAAAATGGCCCAGGGATTTGCCCATACCCATGCCGCCAAGTCGGATCTCACCATGGACTGGCTTTCGGATGTGGTCAAAGAAGAGACCGGGAATAATACCCTGACCCGGGAAGTTTTAAACGCCAATACGGCCCGGCATGCCTTTGGGATGCTCTGGCCCGGTTACCCCCGGGTGCTGGAAAAAGTAGGCGCAGCCATGATACGGGCTGCCGAAAGATTTTGCCCGGCACCGTGCCGGTTTAGGGCTATTATTTATGATTTTCAAGGGGTTGTTGCCTTTGATTCCCACGAGAATGAACATAAACATAATTAA
- a CDS encoding SPFH domain-containing protein, with protein sequence METPENLEEYSPKKIHPTSEFIKKVRLPKSKFKIPRTIKILAVLVVLAALAYGSFLEYIRPYEYGIKVNKIGFHRGVQKKVYETGLYLVLPFGIQEMHKLPKALQVLELTNSAETTAYDTRIERAAHIQTSDGFFVDVDVSIIYRINDPYKVFTDIGPGRLFEDNGIIPKTEPALKNSLGKLTTEEFFNSPMRVEKALAAKQELNEELKDKGIVVEHVLVRYFQYSDEIQKNIEEKKLKDQLVFKNQAEARAAIEGAKLTKIEQEGKVLVAVELEKGKAYVTKKDAEKDLYYRKKIAEADLLVKLAEAEQIRLKNEALQGKGAERMVGLKMAEVYKGIDVVILPSDGPSGVNPLDLNNALELFDVRSKGGTR encoded by the coding sequence ATGGAGACCCCGGAAAATTTGGAGGAATACTCCCCTAAAAAAATCCATCCAACCTCAGAATTTATAAAAAAAGTCAGGTTGCCAAAGTCCAAATTTAAAATACCGCGCACCATTAAGATCCTCGCAGTGCTGGTGGTACTTGCCGCTCTGGCATATGGTTCGTTTCTGGAGTATATTCGGCCCTATGAATACGGCATAAAGGTTAATAAAATCGGTTTTCACCGTGGCGTGCAAAAAAAAGTTTATGAAACAGGTCTTTACCTGGTGCTTCCCTTTGGTATTCAGGAAATGCACAAGCTGCCAAAGGCATTGCAGGTTTTGGAGTTGACCAACTCTGCCGAGACGACCGCCTATGATACCAGAATAGAAAGAGCTGCCCATATTCAGACCTCTGACGGATTTTTTGTGGATGTGGATGTCTCCATCATTTATCGCATCAATGACCCCTACAAGGTGTTTACCGACATTGGTCCCGGCCGGCTGTTTGAAGACAACGGCATTATCCCGAAAACAGAGCCTGCCCTTAAAAACAGTCTGGGAAAGCTGACCACCGAAGAGTTTTTCAACAGCCCCATGAGAGTTGAAAAAGCCCTGGCGGCAAAGCAGGAGTTAAATGAAGAACTCAAAGACAAGGGTATCGTGGTCGAGCATGTTTTGGTCCGTTATTTCCAGTACAGCGATGAAATTCAGAAAAATATTGAAGAAAAGAAACTCAAGGACCAGCTTGTTTTTAAAAATCAGGCAGAGGCCAGGGCTGCCATTGAAGGCGCCAAATTGACCAAAATTGAACAGGAAGGCAAGGTGCTCGTCGCTGTTGAGCTTGAAAAGGGAAAAGCCTATGTCACCAAAAAAGATGCTGAAAAAGATCTGTACTACAGAAAAAAAATTGCAGAAGCGGATCTTCTTGTAAAACTGGCGGAAGCGGAACAAATTCGTTTGAAAAATGAAGCACTCCAGGGGAAAGGGGCTGAACGTATGGTCGGGCTGAAAATGGCAGAGGTGTATAAAGGCATTGATGTTGTCATTCTGCCCAGCGACGGGCCATCCGGGGTCAACCCCCTTGACTTGAACAATGCCCTGGAACTTTTTGATGTCCGCAGCAAAGGAGGTACCAGATGA
- a CDS encoding SPFH domain-containing protein, with protein MKNQMKKLILLLAVMVMVLPAGCVPHSTDSTEVGVRTIKFSFFGKKGVEEKYYAPGSTYFFMPFINDWHTFDTKLQNLEMTYDANKGDRRTRDDLLFKTIDGNDISLDVIIVYKIDPAKAPYILQHVAKDDMDLRQKIVRTIARSKPRDIFGELKTEEFYVAASRGAQARKTKEYLQKMFKPMGIVIEKVLTKDYRFNPKYQKAIEDKKVADQLVEKNKSAQHAAQEEYIRKLEEARGEVNGMIADVDGEFMKSKIEADVYYEKQQLLAQAIKAEGEAQAKGIQEMNNAMASAGGEALVKLKIAEALQGKKLILLPVSEGGMNLKTTNINELIQTMG; from the coding sequence ATGAAAAATCAGATGAAAAAATTGATTCTTTTGTTGGCCGTTATGGTTATGGTTCTGCCGGCCGGTTGCGTGCCCCATTCAACAGACAGCACCGAGGTGGGTGTCAGAACAATTAAATTTTCATTTTTTGGAAAAAAGGGCGTGGAAGAAAAATATTATGCCCCGGGTTCCACCTATTTTTTTATGCCCTTTATCAATGACTGGCATACCTTTGATACCAAGCTTCAAAACCTTGAAATGACCTATGACGCCAATAAAGGCGATAGACGAACCCGGGATGACCTGCTGTTTAAAACCATAGACGGCAATGACATCAGCCTTGATGTCATCATCGTATATAAAATTGATCCTGCAAAGGCCCCTTATATTTTGCAGCATGTGGCAAAAGACGACATGGATCTTCGACAGAAAATCGTGCGCACCATTGCCCGGAGTAAACCCCGGGACATTTTTGGCGAACTGAAAACAGAAGAATTTTACGTTGCGGCAAGCAGGGGTGCCCAGGCCCGGAAAACAAAAGAATACCTGCAAAAGATGTTTAAACCCATGGGCATTGTCATTGAAAAGGTGCTGACTAAGGACTACCGGTTCAACCCCAAATACCAGAAAGCCATTGAGGATAAAAAGGTGGCTGATCAGCTGGTTGAAAAGAATAAGTCTGCCCAGCATGCAGCCCAGGAAGAGTACATCCGTAAACTCGAAGAGGCCAGGGGTGAAGTCAACGGGATGATCGCCGATGTGGACGGAGAGTTCATGAAATCCAAAATTGAGGCGGATGTCTATTATGAAAAACAGCAGCTTCTTGCCCAGGCCATTAAGGCCGAAGGGGAGGCCCAAGCCAAGGGCATTCAAGAGATGAACAACGCCATGGCCAGTGCCGGGGGTGAAGCGTTGGTTAAGCTGAAAATCGCCGAAGCCCTTCAGGGCAAAAAATTGATTCTTTTACCGGTATCTGAAGGCGGAATGAATTTGAAAACAACCAATATAAATGAGCTTATCCAAACCATGGGTTAA
- a CDS encoding DUF4143 domain-containing protein, whose translation MDVEQIPGKYILTGSHQFDLMNSVNQSLAGRTAILKLLPFSLNEMRQIDTPRTTDGRLLSGFYPGIHDKKLNPTIACRNYFETYIERDLRQIINIKDLRLFRKFVRLCAGRIGQIFKSSSLANETGVSVPTINSWISVLEASFIIFLLEPWYANIGKRLIKSPKLYFYDTGLAAYLLGIETENQMERDPLRGNLFENMVIMELIKSRLNQGLDPNIYFYRDNNGNEVDIIYKTGRRLIPVEIKSAETFRNDFTKGLNYMKKIMPDQTDSGYVVYAGSHEQEGENFGLINYEKAATIVD comes from the coding sequence GTGGATGTTGAACAAATACCCGGGAAATATATCCTCACCGGTAGTCATCAGTTTGACCTGATGAACAGCGTCAATCAATCACTTGCCGGCAGAACAGCTATCCTGAAATTACTTCCTTTCAGTCTGAATGAGATGCGGCAAATAGATACGCCCCGAACAACAGATGGCCGTCTTCTATCCGGTTTTTACCCCGGAATCCATGATAAAAAGTTAAATCCGACCATCGCCTGTAGAAATTATTTTGAAACATATATTGAGCGCGATCTGCGTCAAATTATCAACATCAAGGATTTAAGGTTGTTTAGAAAATTTGTCCGCCTGTGTGCCGGGAGAATCGGTCAAATTTTTAAATCGAGCAGCTTGGCCAATGAAACAGGCGTCTCTGTTCCCACAATCAATTCATGGATTTCTGTCCTTGAAGCATCGTTTATCATTTTTTTACTTGAACCTTGGTATGCCAATATCGGTAAACGGCTGATCAAATCGCCTAAACTTTATTTTTATGATACGGGACTTGCCGCGTACCTTTTGGGAATTGAAACAGAAAACCAGATGGAAAGAGACCCTCTTCGGGGAAATCTCTTTGAAAACATGGTGATCATGGAACTGATCAAAAGCCGTCTGAATCAGGGCCTTGATCCGAACATTTACTTCTACCGTGACAATAACGGAAATGAAGTCGATATAATCTATAAAACCGGTCGACGGCTTATTCCGGTTGAAATTAAATCCGCCGAAACGTTCAGGAACGATTTTACCAAAGGTTTAAACTACATGAAAAAAATCATGCCCGACCAGACAGATTCCGGATATGTGGTTTATGCAGGCAGTCACGAACAGGAAGGGGAAAATTTTGGGTTAATCAACTATGAAAAAGCTGCCACGATAGTTGATTAA
- the cbiE gene encoding precorrin-6y C5,15-methyltransferase (decarboxylating) subunit CbiE: protein MTEPVHVIGMGLGPSDLTASHLALIERAAVLVGGKRHLSYFEDAKALKKEISSPVSGVLDFIEENMTGGLVVVLASGDPLFFGIGKTLIARLGADKVIIHPNITSMAAAFARLKLSWQDAAWVSLHGRDNMSVLAKAMDDRDLLCVLTDPKNDPWAVKKQVESHEYAWQVWVLENLGAPEEKISTMDEHTDVDTVFAQPNVVVLKKGELAAPSGPLRLGTPDNWFVHEKGLITKAPVRVLSLAALELAPDNILWDLGAGSGSVGIEATLFLPDGFVYAVEKNQDRVAQIKANVERFKVNNLSVTLSQLPHGLANLPRPDRVFIGGSGKNLGQVLDVVATVLNPLGRIVVNTVLMETLHLAVSVLEEKGFRVSLTQAQISKSRNMPWGRRMDALNPVWIIAAQKGRP from the coding sequence ATGACTGAACCGGTTCATGTGATCGGCATGGGCCTTGGCCCGTCGGATCTTACCGCATCCCACCTGGCACTGATTGAAAGGGCAGCCGTGCTGGTGGGGGGAAAACGGCATCTGTCATATTTTGAGGATGCAAAGGCGTTAAAAAAAGAGATTTCAAGCCCTGTGTCCGGGGTGTTGGATTTCATCGAAGAGAATATGACTGGCGGGCTTGTGGTGGTTTTGGCATCTGGAGATCCATTGTTTTTTGGTATAGGCAAAACGTTGATCGCACGCCTGGGAGCGGATAAAGTCATCATCCATCCCAATATCACCAGCATGGCTGCCGCCTTTGCCCGGCTTAAACTGTCCTGGCAGGATGCGGCCTGGGTGAGCCTGCACGGCCGGGACAATATGTCCGTTCTGGCAAAGGCCATGGATGACAGGGACCTGTTGTGTGTACTTACCGATCCTAAAAACGATCCCTGGGCTGTTAAAAAACAGGTGGAGTCCCATGAGTATGCCTGGCAGGTGTGGGTGCTGGAGAACCTGGGCGCCCCGGAAGAAAAAATCTCCACCATGGATGAGCACACAGACGTAGATACGGTTTTTGCCCAGCCCAATGTGGTGGTGCTTAAAAAAGGTGAATTGGCCGCCCCGTCCGGCCCCTTGCGTTTGGGGACTCCGGATAACTGGTTTGTCCATGAAAAGGGTCTGATTACCAAGGCCCCGGTTCGCGTTCTATCTTTGGCCGCCCTGGAATTGGCCCCGGACAATATTTTGTGGGATCTGGGGGCAGGCTCGGGATCTGTGGGGATTGAAGCCACCTTGTTTTTACCGGATGGGTTTGTGTATGCCGTGGAAAAAAATCAGGATCGTGTCGCACAGATCAAGGCCAATGTTGAGCGGTTCAAGGTTAACAATCTGTCTGTTACCCTGTCACAACTTCCCCATGGGTTGGCGAATCTGCCAAGGCCTGACCGGGTTTTTATCGGTGGCTCCGGCAAAAATTTGGGCCAGGTGCTGGATGTGGTGGCAACGGTTTTGAATCCTTTGGGCAGAATCGTTGTTAATACCGTACTGATGGAGACCCTGCATCTGGCGGTATCGGTGCTGGAAGAAAAGGGCTTTAGGGTGAGTCTGACCCAGGCCCAGATCAGCAAATCCCGGAACATGCCCTGGGGGCGGCGCATGGACGCGTTAAATCCTGTGTGGATTATTGCCGCACAAAAAGGAAGGCCATGA
- the cobM gene encoding precorrin-4 C(11)-methyltransferase: MKKYPIIFTGAGPGAPDLITVRGMKALEEADYVLYAGSLVPEAVLTWAGDGAEKASSAGMHLDEMVDAMAHAWDKGFRVVRLHTGDPSLYGAIAEQMMLLDQREIPYEVIPGVTAAFAAAAALKVEYTVPEQSQTLIFTRISGRTPVPEKESLESLAAHKASMAIYLSAGMAQQVQNILAGTYGPQAPVAVAYRVSHPEERIIVTRVDRLAETMAENGINRLALIIVGPFLETETDARSLLYDRAFAHGYRNKA; this comes from the coding sequence ATGAAAAAATATCCGATTATATTTACCGGGGCAGGGCCGGGGGCTCCGGACCTGATCACGGTCAGAGGTATGAAAGCCCTGGAAGAGGCTGATTATGTTCTCTACGCAGGGTCTTTGGTGCCCGAAGCTGTGTTGACCTGGGCCGGTGACGGGGCCGAAAAAGCGTCCAGCGCCGGCATGCACCTGGACGAGATGGTGGATGCCATGGCCCATGCCTGGGACAAGGGGTTTCGGGTCGTACGGCTGCACACCGGCGATCCGTCCCTTTACGGGGCCATTGCCGAGCAGATGATGTTGCTGGACCAACGGGAGATCCCCTACGAGGTGATCCCGGGTGTGACCGCGGCCTTTGCTGCGGCTGCCGCGCTCAAGGTTGAATACACCGTGCCGGAACAATCCCAGACTCTGATCTTCACCCGGATTTCAGGTCGGACCCCGGTGCCGGAAAAAGAGTCTTTGGAAAGCCTTGCCGCTCATAAAGCGTCCATGGCGATTTACCTAAGTGCCGGTATGGCCCAACAGGTGCAGAATATCCTGGCCGGAACCTATGGACCCCAAGCACCGGTGGCCGTGGCCTATCGGGTGAGCCATCCCGAAGAGCGCATCATTGTTACCCGTGTGGACCGGTTGGCCGAAACCATGGCGGAAAACGGGATCAACCGCCTGGCGCTCATCATTGTGGGGCCCTTTTTAGAGACGGAAACGGATGCCAGATCTTTGCTGTACGACCGGGCCTTTGCCCACGGATACCGGAACAAGGCGTGA
- a CDS encoding cobalt-precorrin 5A hydrolase, translated as MIDWTKKKLAVWVLTPHGMALANQVKQALPHADLFASQKLVPGESYARFSTLAKALAPVWNHYDAHYFIMATGIVVRTIAPLIQDKTKDPAVVCGDEAGRFVISLVSGHMGGANDLAVKLSAILGATPVITTATDVNQVPAIDVIARDLGLYIENKAAIKHVSMAFIKGEPLPVHDPFHLVSPLLPSAFVEDPCLFTCNKSGIWVDYTVRDLPENVLVLRPKMLVAGMGCRRGVTRQELEDHLRHVFQTHGFSVNSLSKIVSVDLKADEPGLLTLAQTLNVPIEFYTRDQLDQVKTVPNPSSLVNKHIGVKSVCEAAAMLATGRTDLLTPKTAGRTVTIALAAIPVTL; from the coding sequence GTGATCGACTGGACTAAAAAAAAACTTGCGGTGTGGGTGCTGACCCCCCATGGTATGGCCCTGGCAAACCAGGTGAAACAGGCATTGCCCCATGCAGATCTGTTTGCATCGCAAAAACTTGTGCCGGGTGAATCCTATGCCCGGTTCTCCACTTTGGCCAAGGCCCTGGCACCGGTCTGGAACCATTATGATGCCCATTACTTTATTATGGCTACGGGTATTGTGGTGCGTACCATTGCCCCCCTGATTCAAGATAAAACAAAAGACCCTGCCGTGGTGTGCGGGGATGAGGCCGGGCGTTTTGTGATCAGCCTGGTCTCAGGTCATATGGGTGGTGCCAATGACCTGGCCGTCAAGCTTTCGGCTATACTGGGGGCAACGCCTGTGATCACCACGGCCACGGATGTCAACCAGGTGCCGGCCATTGATGTGATTGCTCGGGATCTGGGGCTTTATATTGAAAATAAAGCAGCCATTAAACATGTGAGCATGGCCTTTATCAAGGGGGAACCCCTGCCGGTTCATGATCCCTTTCATCTGGTGTCACCGCTCTTGCCATCCGCGTTTGTGGAAGATCCTTGCTTATTTACTTGTAACAAATCTGGAATATGGGTGGATTACACGGTCCGCGACCTGCCGGAAAACGTTTTGGTGCTGCGGCCTAAAATGCTGGTGGCCGGCATGGGCTGCCGAAGGGGCGTGACCCGGCAGGAACTAGAAGATCATTTACGACACGTTTTTCAGACCCATGGATTCAGCGTGAACAGCCTGTCCAAAATCGTGTCCGTGGATCTTAAAGCCGATGAACCCGGGCTTTTGACGCTTGCCCAAACCTTAAACGTGCCCATTGAGTTTTATACAAGAGACCAACTGGACCAGGTAAAGACCGTGCCTAATCCTTCTTCCCTGGTGAATAAACATATAGGCGTGAAAAGCGTATGCGAAGCAGCAGCCATGCTGGCAACGGGCCGGACAGATTTGTTAACACCGAAAACAGCCGGTAGGACAGTAACAATTGCCCTGGCGGCAATACCCGTTACATTATAG
- a CDS encoding RRXRR domain-containing protein: MKVYVKSQSGKWLMPTNPANARILLKQGKAKVIQRTPFTIQLLYETAEHTQPVTVGIDDGGLHVGIAAVSHGQSLFQQEVVLRSDIKSKLDTRRQYRRSRRHRKTRYRKPRFLNRKQSIPTCKVCGNNAPASKVICRACLKKADGVHQEYAGIQKNVFRIPPSIKAKKKAIIWVVRQIPLPISKIILEDVYFDFQAMENPDISGEQYQHGSLFYHKNFKQACLVRDKFKCRVCGAESKLQCHHIKPRADGGTDKLSNLMTLCENCHEKHHKDGLKLPKQKSAFYISAAHVQQGKNYLQAELSRIAPLRTTFGYITAYHRNKAGIKKSHVNDAVIIADKQANPLDRQIQTKHVQSRKRSLHEATARKGRKAPNRTQKRNNKNVFTLKGFNRWDTVQYKGRVGFISGFTGTSSCRIVDIKGNYIKNPEKKYTQVNLREVRKIHENRSIVSYYANSSPTFAIAQEGDSLAGS, encoded by the coding sequence ATGAAAGTGTATGTCAAATCACAATCCGGCAAATGGCTGATGCCGACAAATCCGGCAAATGCCCGAATTTTGCTCAAACAAGGCAAGGCAAAAGTGATTCAACGAACGCCGTTTACCATTCAACTGCTTTATGAGACTGCAGAGCACACACAGCCTGTGACGGTCGGCATTGATGACGGAGGACTCCATGTCGGTATTGCCGCGGTATCCCATGGTCAGTCATTATTTCAACAGGAGGTGGTTTTACGTTCGGATATCAAGTCAAAACTGGATACCCGGAGACAATATCGAAGATCCAGGCGACATCGAAAAACAAGATACCGGAAACCCAGATTTCTCAATAGAAAACAGTCCATTCCGACATGCAAGGTATGTGGGAATAACGCTCCGGCATCCAAAGTAATCTGCCGGGCCTGTCTGAAAAAAGCAGATGGTGTTCACCAGGAATATGCCGGCATCCAAAAGAACGTCTTTAGAATCCCGCCGTCAATCAAGGCAAAGAAAAAGGCGATTATCTGGGTTGTGAGACAAATCCCATTGCCGATTTCAAAAATTATTCTGGAAGATGTTTATTTTGATTTTCAGGCAATGGAGAACCCCGACATTTCAGGTGAACAATATCAACATGGATCACTTTTTTATCACAAGAATTTCAAGCAAGCGTGTTTGGTTCGTGACAAGTTCAAATGCCGTGTGTGTGGCGCAGAATCAAAACTGCAATGCCATCATATAAAGCCGAGAGCCGACGGCGGCACGGACAAGTTGTCGAACCTGATGACCCTATGTGAAAATTGCCATGAAAAGCACCATAAAGACGGTCTGAAACTTCCCAAACAAAAAAGCGCTTTTTACATTTCAGCCGCACATGTGCAACAAGGTAAAAATTATCTGCAGGCGGAGCTGTCGCGAATTGCACCATTAAGGACGACATTCGGTTATATCACTGCTTACCATCGAAATAAGGCTGGAATCAAAAAATCCCACGTCAATGATGCGGTTATCATTGCAGATAAACAGGCCAATCCTTTGGACCGGCAGATACAGACAAAACATGTACAGTCACGGAAAAGAAGCCTGCATGAAGCAACTGCAAGAAAAGGCAGGAAAGCGCCGAACCGAACTCAAAAGCGGAACAACAAGAACGTATTTACCCTGAAAGGTTTTAACCGGTGGGATACGGTCCAGTACAAGGGGAGAGTCGGTTTTATATCCGGTTTTACCGGCACGTCATCTTGTCGAATCGTCGATATCAAAGGGAATTATATCAAAAACCCAGAAAAAAAATATACACAGGTAAATTTGCGGGAAGTGAGGAAAATACATGAAAATAGATCAATCGTCAGTTACTACGCCAATTCCTCCCCCACCTTCGCTATCGCTCAGGAAGGGGACTCCTTGGCGGGGAGTTGA
- a CDS encoding Uma2 family endonuclease: MNAQLQKKPRITQEEYLELERTSEIKHEYFNGEIFAMTGGSLNHNRISRNIDRKLGNQLEGSPCENFVGDMRVKIQGNEKYTYPDITVVCGNIELEKIKGVETLLNPIVIMEILSEFTEAYDRGTKFRHYRLIPSLQEYILVSQDHCLVELYRRGENDIWQILSPCTDMNKSVSIASADCELLLSDIYYRVEFVN; the protein is encoded by the coding sequence ATGAATGCTCAACTACAGAAAAAGCCTCGGATAACTCAAGAAGAGTACCTTGAACTTGAGAGGACTTCGGAAATCAAACATGAGTATTTTAATGGCGAGATTTTTGCCATGACGGGCGGCAGCTTGAATCACAACCGGATAAGCAGAAATATTGACCGAAAACTTGGAAATCAGCTTGAGGGCTCACCGTGCGAAAATTTTGTGGGTGATATGCGGGTCAAGATTCAAGGGAATGAAAAATACACGTATCCCGACATTACGGTAGTTTGCGGAAACATTGAGCTGGAAAAAATAAAAGGGGTAGAGACATTGCTGAATCCCATTGTCATCATGGAGATTCTCTCAGAGTTCACTGAGGCATACGATCGGGGAACAAAATTCCGCCATTACCGACTTATCCCCTCTCTTCAGGAGTATATCCTTGTATCTCAGGATCATTGTCTTGTGGAGCTTTACCGCCGCGGGGAGAACGACATCTGGCAGATATTAAGCCCATGCACGGATATGAATAAATCCGTCTCTATAGCATCCGCTGACTGCGAGCTGCTGCTTTCAGATATATATTACCGTGTTGAATTTGTAAATTAG
- the cobJ gene encoding precorrin-3B C(17)-methyltransferase → MRSSSHAGNGPDESVNTENGRSDGNPSGGNTLYIVGTGPGKPDHMSGRARQVLAACDIVVGYKTYLELIEDVIKDKKILTTGMTKEVDRVQAAIDAALDGHACALVSGGDAGIYAMAGLVLEMLALKKIACNTGEKDGLCVEVVPGIPALSAGAALLGAPLTHDFAVVSLSDLLTPWEIIEKRLNAAASADFVINIYNPKSKKRDWQLSRAMEIMLKHRAGTTPVGIVTGAMRDNQKVALCALKDLDKADVGMQSIVIVGNSSTFIYNDFMITPRGYSKKYEIGKKQETQCHKLEH, encoded by the coding sequence ATGAGAAGCAGCAGCCATGCCGGCAACGGGCCGGACGAGTCTGTTAACACCGAAAACGGCCGGTCGGACGGTAACCCTTCTGGCGGAAATACCCTTTATATCGTAGGTACAGGACCCGGAAAGCCGGACCACATGTCCGGCCGGGCCCGCCAGGTGCTGGCAGCCTGCGATATTGTGGTGGGGTACAAGACCTATCTTGAACTGATCGAAGATGTGATCAAGGACAAGAAGATTCTGACCACAGGCATGACCAAGGAGGTGGATCGGGTTCAGGCCGCCATTGATGCCGCCCTTGACGGCCACGCCTGTGCCCTGGTTTCCGGTGGTGATGCAGGCATCTACGCCATGGCCGGTCTGGTTTTGGAAATGCTGGCACTTAAAAAAATTGCCTGTAATACCGGCGAAAAGGACGGCCTGTGTGTTGAGGTGGTGCCGGGCATCCCTGCGCTTTCTGCCGGTGCGGCGCTTTTGGGTGCGCCGTTGACCCATGACTTTGCAGTCGTTAGTTTAAGTGATCTACTTACCCCCTGGGAGATCATTGAAAAGCGCCTGAATGCGGCAGCATCTGCCGATTTTGTTATCAATATTTATAATCCCAAAAGCAAAAAACGTGACTGGCAGCTCAGCCGGGCCATGGAGATTATGCTTAAGCACCGGGCAGGCACTACCCCGGTGGGTATTGTCACAGGCGCCATGCGGGACAACCAGAAGGTGGCGTTGTGTGCCCTTAAGGATTTGGATAAAGCCGACGTGGGTATGCAAAGCATCGTGATTGTGGGAAACAGTTCCACCTTTATTTACAATGATTTTATGATCACCCCCCGGGGGTACAGCAAGAAATATGAGATAGGCAAGAAACAAGAAACTCAATGTCATAAACTTGAGCATTGA